The genomic DNA CCGCCTCGATCTTCGAGAGGTCGAGAATCCCGTTGATCAGCGAGATCAGGTGCGCGCCGTTGCGGCGGACCGTCGAGAGCGCGGCGCGGATCCTCGGGCTCGCGTAGGCGCTCTCCAGCTCGAGCTCCACCTCTTCGGCGAAGCCGAGGATCGCGGTCATCGGCGTTCGGATCTCGTGGCTCATGTTGGTCAGGAACTCGGATTTGAGCCGAGCCGACTCGAGTGCGCGTTCGCGCGCGTCGCCCAGATCCGCCAGCAGTCGCAGCTGGTCGCGCGCGAGCGTCGCGCCGAGCCACGCCATCGCCAGGCACATCACGCCGAAGCTGAATACGTCGACTGCGCGGTCGCTGGGCACGAGCCAGAGCGAGAGCGCGTAGAGCGCGGCCGTGGCCCCAGCGAGCGCGTAGGTGAGCCGAGGCCGCACCGGCGCGAGCGACGCGAAGGCGAGCGGCGTCATGGGAGCGAGCAGCGCATACGGCTTGTAGTCGAGCAGAAGGTGCGAGGGAGAGAAGATCACGCCGCCGCTGGCGAGAAGCGTCGCGGTGAACATCACAGGCTCCGGCCAGAGCTCGCCCGTGCGCCCGCGCGCGAGCCACCACAGCGCGACGAACCCGGACTCCAGGATCGCGAGATACAGAAGCGACGGCTCGAGCGGCGCGATTCCCGTCGCGACCGGAACCACGCAGAGCGGCGGCACGATGATCGCGAGAATTCGGGTGACGCTGCGCGCGCTGCGCACGAGCAGCTCGTAGACGCTCGCGCTCGCGGGGCTTGCGGACGACGTCGTCTCTTCCACACGCAACGACAACTCGTTCGCCCGCCTCCTGATACGAAATCGGATCCCGGGCAACGGAACTTGCGGTGGGGGAGCTAGCCGCGGGGCTCCACGCGCCAGTAGCGGGTCGACGGCACGGCGGTAGAGCTCGGTGTCTCGGGAAGCGCGTACTTTGCGGTGTAGGCCGCCCGCAGGCGCTCGAGCGTCGCCGCGTCGTCGAGCGGCACGAGCCGAACCTCGTAGACGTTCTCGCCGATTCCGACCCGCACCTCGGGATCGCGGTCGGCCCACGCCGGCCAGCGCTTGCTAAGCGGGTCGCGCGCGCCCAGATAGAGCACTCCATCCAGCGATGCACACCAGACGGTGACGGAATGCGGAATCAGGTACGGCGTGCGGACCTCGACCGCGATCTCGGCGTGCGCGTCGCTGAACGTCCAGTCCGACGGCAGCTCCGACACGACGTTCCCGCCGAGCCGCGTGCCGGGTCGGCGGTCCGAGGGGTCGATGCATGCCGCGAGCGCGGCGACGAGGATCGAAACGCTGGCCAGGGCTGTCCGCATCGTGGCATCGTGGCAACTCGAGGACGGCCCGTCTACGGTTGCGCGCCGTCGTCCAGCACAGAGGGGGCTCCATGAGCGATCGAATCCGAACTGCCATCCTGGCCGCGGCGCTCGGCCTGGCCTTCGCAGCGCCCGCGCGGGCTGCGGATCCGAAGCCCGAGGCGTCCGCCGACTACTCGCCCTACACCGGGCGCAGCCTGCCGACGCGCCCGCTCTTCGGCGACACCCACCTGCACACCTCGTTCTCGATGGACGCGGGCGCGTTCGGCGCGCGGCTCGGGCCGAGCGACGCCTACCGCTTTGCGCGCGGCGAGGAGGTCGTCTCGTCGAGCAAGCAGAAGGTCCGGCTGCAGCGGCCGCTCGACTTCCTGGTCGTCGCCGACCACTCCGACAACATGGGTTTCTTCCCGGATCTGTTCGCCGGCAAGCCGGAGCTGCTCGCGGATCCGACCGGCCGCAAGTGGTACGACATGATCCGGTCCGGCCGGGGCGCGGATGCCGCGATGGAGATCATCGTCGCCTTCTCGCAGGGGACCTTCCCGCAGACCCTGATGTACCGGCCGGGATCGCCCGCGTACCGCGGGGCCTGGCAGGAGACGATCGCCGCGGCCGAGCAGTACAACGAGCCGGGCCGCTTCACCGCCTTCATCGGCTACGAGTGGACCTCGAACACCAGCGGCAACAACCTGCACCGGAACGTGATCTTCCGCGACGCCGCCGACAAGGCGAGCCAGGTCGAGCCGCTCACGGTGTACCCGCCGGTGGGCAGCGACAACCCGCGCGATCTGTGGAAGTGGATGGCCGCGTACGAGAAGAAGACCGGCGGGCAGGTGCTCGCGATCGCGCACAACGGGAACCTGAGCAACGGGCGCATGTTCCCGATCATCGAGTCGTTCACCGGCAAGCCGATCGACCGCGAGTACGCCGAAGAGCGCGCGAGGTGGGAGCGCCTGTACGAGGCCAGCCAGACCAAGGGCGACGGCGAGACGCATCCGTTCCTGTCGCCCAACGACGAGTTCGCGAACTTCGAGCGCTGGGACGCGGGCAACCTGGACGGCAGCGTCGCGAAGACCAAGGACATGCTCGAGTTCGAGTACGCGCGCTCGGCCTACAAGAACGGTCTCGCGCTGGAGGCGAAGCTCGGCGTGAACCCATACAAGTTCGGCCTCGCCGGCGGCAGCGACGCGCACACCGGTCTCACCGCCATGGAGGAGGACAACTTCTTCGGCAAGACCGTGCCGCAGGAGCCGGGCCCGAAGCGCATGACCAGCGCCTTCATGTCCAACGAGAAGTCCGGCGTCCGGGTCATGGAGTGGCAGGTCTCGTCGTCGAGCTACTGCGCGGTCTGGGCCAGCGAGAACACGCGCGAGGCGATCTGGGACGCCATGGAGCGCAAGGAGACCTACGCACCACGGGCCCGCGCATGGCGCTGCGCTTCTTCGGCGGCTGGGACTTCGCCGGCTCCGACGCCGCGGCTCCGAACCCGGCGCTGGCGGGCTACGCCAAGGGCGTGCCGATGGGCGGCGACCTGAGCCGCGCGCCTTCCGGCAAGGCGCCCACGTTCCTGGTCGGCGCGCTGAAGGACCCGATCGGCGCCAACCTCGACCGCGTGCAGATCGTGAAGGGCTGGCTCGACGCGAAGGGCGAGCTTCACGAAAAAGTGTACGACGTCGCCTGGAGCGGCGCGCGCAAGCCGGGCGCGGACGGAAGGCTTCCCTCGGTCGGAAGCACGGTCGACCTTTCGACGGCGACCTGGACCAACACGATCGGCGCGGCCGAGCTCGTCACCGTCTGGAAGGATCCGGACTTCGACGCCGGGGAGCGCGCGTTCTACTACGCGCGCGTGATCGAGATCCCCACGCCGCGCTGGACCGCCTACGACGTGGTCCGTCTCGGCGTGACTCCGCTGCCGGGCACGGCGATGACGCTCACCGAGCGGGCCTACTCCTCGCCGATCTGGTACACGCCGTGAACGCGCGGCGGCTCGCCGGCGAGCCGCTGCTCCACTTCCTGCTGCTCGGCGCGGCGCTCTTCGGGCTGCACCGATGGGTGTCAGCGCCGGCGCGAGAGCCGGCGTCCGAGATCGTCGTGAGCCGCGGGCGCATCGACAATCTGAAGCAGACCTTCACGCAGACCTGGCAGCGCGCGCCGACGGAGTCGGAGCTCGAGGGGCTCGTCGAGGATCACATCCGCGACGAGGCCCTGTACCGCGAGGCCGTCGCGCTCGGGCTCGATCGCGACGACACGGTGGTGCGCAGGCGGCTGCGCCAGAAGCTCGAGTTCCTGTTCGAGGACCCGAGCCTGGCGGGGGAGCCGACGGAGCCCGAGCTCGAGCGGTATCTCGAGGAGAACGCGGCCGAGTACCGCGTCGAGTCACGGCTCAGCTTCTCGCAAGTGTTTCTCGATCCCGGCAAGCGCGGCCCGGAGCTAGAGGCCGACGCTGCGCGGCTGCTCGCCGAGCTGCGCGCGCAGCCGGACGGCGCCGATCCGGTCAGCGGCGGCGACAGCCTGATGCTCTCGCCGCGCTACGAGAACGCGAGCGCCTCCGAGCTCGTGCGGCTGTTCGGCGCCGAGTTCGAGACCGCGCTGCGCGGCGCGCCGGTCGGGGAGTGGTTCGGGCCGGTGACGTCGGGCTACGGCGCGCACCTGGTGCGGGTCGAGTCCCGCGAGGCCGAGCGAACGCCCGAGCTCGCGGAGGTGCGCGATGCGGTCGCCCGCGACCTCGAAGCGCGCCGACGCCAGGAGGGGCTCGACGCGCAGTACCAGGCGCTGCGCGAGCGCTACCTGATCCGCGTCGAGCGCGCCGACCCGTGAGCGCGCTCGTCGCGCTCTGGCTCGCGCTGGGTCTTGCGACCAGTGCAGGCGCGCACGAGGTTCGTCCCGCGTATCTCGAGATCGTAGAGACCGGTGAGGAGACCTACGACGTCCTCTTCAAGGTTCCCGCCGCCGGCGAGAGCCTGCGCTTCGGCCTGGTTCTGGAGCTCCCCGCGGACGTCGAGCGGATCGGGGCGCCGCGGAGCAGCTTCTCCGGGCGCGCGCACGTCGAGCGAACGCGGATTCTCCGCGCGGGCGGACTCGACGGCGCGCGAATCGCCGTGGAGGGGCTTTCGGCAACGCTCACCGACGTGCTCGTGCGCATCGAGCGACTCGACGGACACACACAGGTCCTGCGACTCACTCCGGATTCGCCGTCGTTCACGGTCGAGGCGACGGCGGGATCCGGAGCGGTCGCGCGCACCTACCTGTGGCTCGGCGTCGAGCACATCCTGCTGGGCGTCGATCACCTGATCTTCGTGCTCGCGCTGGTGATCCTGATCGGCGCCACGCGCCCGCTGCTCTGGACCATCACCGCCTTCACGATCGCGCACAGCCTGACGCTCGCGGCGGCGACGTTCGGCTGGATCACCGTCTCGCCGCCGCCGGTCGAGGCCGTGATCGCGCTCAGCATCGTCTTCGTCGCGAGCGAGATCGCGCAGTCGCGCCGGGGCCGGTCGAGCCTGTCCGCGCGAAGGCCCTGGCTGGTCGCGTTCGCCTTCGGCCTGCTGCACGGCTTCGGCTTCGCGGGCGCGCTGGCCGAGATCGGCTTCCCGGCGCAGCAGATCCCGCTCGCGCTGCTCTGCTTCAACCTGGGCGTCGAGGCCGGTCAGCTCGCCTTCGTCGCCGCGCTGCTCCTGCTCGGCCGATTGCCGGCGCTGCTGCGCGTCGAAGCGCCCCGAGGCTGGCCGACGGCCGCGGCGTACGGGATCGGCGCGCTGGCGTCGTACTGGCTGATCGAGCGGCTGCTCGCGTTCTGATCGCCGCGCGCGGGCCTCGGCGCGCGTGTCCACTCGCGTCGCGGGTGTCTTGCGCGCCTCGCGGACGAGCGGCGTCCCTCTCAGGATTTCCATGGGCGAATTCGACCACTGGACGGTGAGCATGTCTCCGACGCGTGAGCCGAGCTTTGCCGGGCGCGAACGCGAGCTCGCCTGGCTGGCCAACGAGCTCGACGAGGCGCGTCTCGGCCGCGGCGGCGCTTTGCTCGTGAGCGGCGCGGGTGGGATCGGCAAGACCGCGCTGGTGCGCGAGCTCGCGGCGCGAAGCGAATCGGTGCTCTTCGTCTGGAGTCGCTGCGATCAGGGCCGGGCCGAGCAGCCGCTCGCGCCGTGGCTCGAGGTGCTGGCGAAGCTTTGCGAGGGCTCGCACGAGCGCGAGGAGCTCGACGCGCTTCGGGTCGAGCTGCAGACGCCATTCGATCGGCGCGGAGCCGAGCGGCTCGATCCCGAGACCGCCCGCCACCTGCTGCTGCAGCGGCTCGCGCGCGGTCTCGAGCGCGAGGCCGAGAGCCGCGCGCTCGCGATCGTGCTCGACGACCTGCACCTGGCCGATCTGGCGTCGGCGGGCTTCGCGGCGCGGCTCGGCGACACGCCGTACGCGACGCGCGTGCTCGTGATCGCGATCGCGCGCGAGCTCGAGGCCGACGCGGATCCCGCGCTGACGGACTGCCTGCGGCGAATCGCTCCGGCGAAGCGGCGGCTCGAGATCGGCGCGCTGTCCGCGGACGAAATCGCGTCCTTTCTTGCGCGATCGGGGAAGGAGCCGCCGTCGCGGAGCGAGATCGAGACACTCCAGCGGCGAAGCGGCGGGCACCCGCTCTTCCTGCGCGAGCTGCTGCGCAGCGCCGAAGGCGCCGACGCGGAGCAACGCGTGCCGAGGACGCTCGCGCACCTGATCGACGCGCGGCTGCGGGCGCTCGCGAGCGACGATCGCGAGCGGGTCGAGTGTGCGGCGGTGATCGGGCGCGAGGCGCAGCTCTCCGTTCTCGCGCTTGCGGCGGCCGTGGAGCGCAGGGACGCGCTTGCGCAGATCGACCGCGCCGCCGCGCTCGGCATTCTCGCTCGAAACGACGCCGATCCCGACCGGATCGAGTTCAGCCACGAGGTCGTGCGCGAGGCGATCTACGCCAACCTCCCGCTGGTGCGCCGCGCGAACCTGCACGGCGCGGTGGCGCGCGCGCTCGAGGCCCTGGCCGCGGATCCGTCGACCACGCCCTGGCTCGGGCTCGCGCACCACTTCGGCGAATCCGATCGCCCCGACGGCGCGGTTCGCGCGGCGGAGTGCGCCGAGGCGGCCGCGAAACGGGCGTTCAACCTGCTCGCCTTCGAGGACGCGGCGCGGGAGCTCGGCGCCGCGCTGCACTGGCTCGAGTTCGGCCCGGCGGTCGCGCCCGATCGCGAGGCGCGACTCCTGATCGAGCTCGGGCGCGCGCACCTGTTCGCGGGCGATCCCGCGCGGGCCGAGAGCGACTTCGAGCGCGCGGCGGGCGTCGCGCACGGGGCGGACGCGATCGACGCGCTCGCGATCGCGCTCGTTGCGCTCGAAGCGATCCGCCCCGCGACGGCGGGCGGCGATCCGCTCGCGCGCGTCGCGCGGGTCGAAGAGGTGCTGCTGCAGCTCCCGTCCGATCGCGCCGCGCTTCGCGCCGAGCTGCAGATCGCGCTCGCACGCGATCTGGTTTCGAGCGACCCGCAGCGCGCGCGCGCGACGAGCGACGCGGCGATCGCCGCCGCGCGCAGGCTGCGCGATCCGAAGCTGCTGCTTCGCGCGGTCTCGAGCCGCGCAGGCCTTCTGCTCTACCCGAACGATCCGCGCGAGCGCGAGGCGTTCGCGCGCGAAGAGGTCGCGCTCGCACGAAGCGCGCGCGATCGCGGCGCCGAGGTCCTGGCGCAGCAGCGCCTTTTCGCCAGCGCCCTCGCGCGCGGCGACCGCGCGGCGGTGGACGAGGCCGCGAGCGCCTGCGAGCAGTCGGCGGCGGCGCTCGGCCACCCGATGCACCGCGGCCACGCGGCGGCCGCGCTCGCCGCACGAGCGCTCTGGCTCGGCGATCTGGTCCTGGCCGAGGCGCTCTCGGACGAGGCCGCGCGAACGCTTGCCGACCACCGCTCGGCCGAGCTCGCGTTCGGCGTCGCGACCTCGCAGCGCTTCGCGCTGCGGCGCTTCCAGGGCCGGCTCGCCGAGCTCGAGCCGCATCTCGAAGCCGTGCTTCGCGAGCGGCCCGAGCGGCTCGAGCTCGAGTGCATGCTCGCGCTGTTCTGCGCGTCGACCGGGCGCTTTGCTGCCGCGCGCGAGCGGCTCGCCGGGATCGTCGAGCGCTGCCGCGAGGGCCGGTTGATCCGACTTCCCGCCGACGAGAGCCGCTCGCTTTCCGCGGCGCTGCTGGCCGAGACCTGCGCCTGCCTGCGCGATTCCGAGACCGCCGCGCGACTCGAGCTCGAGCTCGAAATCGCCGGCGACGGAAACCTGTGTCTGGGCGCGCTGGTCTGCGCAGGCTCCGTGCAGCGCTACCGCGGGCTTCTGGCCCACGCGCGCGGCGACCAGGACGAGGCGGTCGCGTTCCTCGAAGACGCGATCGAGTGGGAGCGGCACGCCGGCGCGCGCCCGCTCGAGGCGCTCGCCGTGCTCGACTGCGCGCGCGCCGCGCTCGCGCGCGGCGAGCCCGGCGACGACGAGCGGGTGCAAACGCACGCGGCGCGCGCGCTGCAGCTCGCGGCCGAGATGAACATGCCCACGATCCTCGCGGCCGCGCGAGAGCTGGCCTACGCACGCTAGCGATCCTGTCCTACCATCGGGCCATGCGAACCCTCCTTGCCTCCCTGTTGGTCCTCGTCGCTTCGACCGCCTTCGCCGAGCCTTACGCGGTCGGGAGCACCCTTCCCCCCATCGAGCTGCCCGATCAGCACGGCGAGCTACGCAAGCTCGACGAATCCGTGCGCGCGATCGTCTTCACCCGCGACATGAAGGCGGGCGACGTGGCGAAGGCGGCCGTCGAGAAGGCCGGCCCCGACCTGTTCGAGCGGAACTCCGCGGTGTACATCGTCGACGTGAAGGGAATGCCATCGCTGGTGAAGATGCTCTTCGCGCGGCCGGCCATGAAGCGCCGCCCGTACCGCTTGCTCGTCGACGACGCGGGCGACAAGACGGCCGACATCCCCGGGGGCGCGACCTATCCCACCGTCCTCGTCCTCGACAAGCTGCGGGTCACGGGAATCGAGAACCCGACCAGCGTCGAGGCGCTGATCGCGGCGCTCGAGAAGCCGGCGAAGTAGCGGCTAGCGGGGCGCCCCGCCGAGCAGCTTCACCGCCGAGGCGATGTCGTCGACGCGGCGGATCGCGTGGCGGCGCGCGAGCGCGTGGCAGCGCTGGCGCAGCCGCGTCGAGACCTGGTCACCGATTCCCGTGACTTTGCCGTCCGAGATCCACAGCCGCGGCGCGTGCTGGCGCGAGAGCCAGCGCAGCGCGGGCAGGTCGATCACGTTGCCGCTGCCGTAGCGCGTGAGCTCGTCGCCCTCGGCGCGGCGGCCCGAATCCGCCACGATGCGGAGCTGGCCCTGGGCTCCCTCGCCCGAGTAGATCGCCACGCGCGTTCCCTCTCCGGTCGCGCGCAGCAGCCGCTCGAGGTCCGGCGCGTCGAGCCGCATGCTTCCGCTCACGTCGAGAAGCACGGTGCCCCGACCGCGCACGCCGCGCCTGCGGAAGATCTTGCGGTCGATCGACCAGCGGTGCGCGTGTCGGATCACGCTCCCCTCGACGGACGAGCCCCAGGCGCGCAGCCCCGTGCGCGCCGAGAGCCGCCGCGTGAGCCGCGCGCGCACGACGCTCATCACGCCGGGCGCGAGGTCCGGAACGTCCTCGCGGACGTTTCGCAGGCGGCGCATCTCGTCTTCCGCCTCGGGCACGGCGTGGTGGGCGTGCTTCAGCGAGCAGTCCATCACGAGCTCGCTCTGCGAGAACCCGTTCTCGTCGAGCAGGCCGTGCAGGCGCAGAAGCTCCGCGAGCTTGCGCGCCAGAATCCGGCCGCTGCGCTCGGGCGCGTCGGGGCGGCCGTAGCGGATTCGCGCCTTCTCGAGCACGTCGCGCGCGCGCCGGACGACCTCGCGCACCACGCCCGCCCCCGTGCGCGGGTCGAGCCGCTCGAGCTGCTCGCAGAGCCGCGGCTCGACGCTGGTGCCGATCGACGCCACGCTGCGCACGAAGAGCGCGAACCCGTCGCCGCGCTTCGCGTCCAGGGCCAGCAGCCAGCTCACGTAGAGCTCGCCCGTCTCGCCGAGCTCGACCGGACGTCCGGACGCGCAGAGCGCGAGGTTCACGCGCGCGTCCTCGACCGCGGCCGCGACCCGCGGGTCGAAGGCGACCTTCGGCGGCACGAGCGGCGAGTAGAGCACGTGGCCGTACTCGTGCAGGACCACGCCGCGCCCGTCGGGATCGAGCGGAACGGCGAGCCGCCGCGCCACCTTGTCGACGGCGCCGGCCAGCTCGCGTCCCGAGGTCTTCACCGAATCGACGATCAGGTACGGCGCGCAATCGCCCGCGCCGCGCTTTTCAATGAGCTCGGGGTACGGAAGGAAGCGCTCGCGATGGGACTCGAATGCGCGCATGACTAGCGAACTCCCGCGAGCAGGGCGGCGTCGTAGAACAGCGCGCCGCGCGCGGCGCCGAGCACGACCAGGCACGCATCGCGCAGCCCGAGCACGAGCTTCGCGCGCTCGATCGCGAGCAGCGCGCGCACGGAGAGGCGCCGATCTTCGTCGAGCCCGACCCCACGCCGCGCGACCTCGCGCATCGGCTCGGAGAGCAGCGCGAGCGCCTCGGGGTGCGGCTCGCGGATCTCGAGCTGCGCGTCGAATCGGTCGCGAAGCGCCGCGGGCAGATCGTCGGACGGCAGATTGTCGGTGACGATCACGTGGAAGCCCGGCGCCGGCGTCACCGTCTCGCCGGTGGGAAGGGTGAGCCGGCAGGTGCTGTCGTGCTCGAGGATCGGGTACAAGAACGCCAGCACGTCCTCGCCCGCGTGCGAGAGCTCGTTCAGCACCAGCCGCGCGCCCTCGCGCATGGCGCGGATCACCGGCCCGTCGTGCCACAGGATGGTGTCGCCCTTCGGCAGGTAGGTGCCGCGGAGCTCGGCCGCCGACAGCTCGGGCACCAGCGTGCAGGCGTACAGGCCGCGCTCGAGCCGGCCGTGGTGGTAGGCCGCGAACGTCTTTCCGACGCCCGGCGGCCCCCAGAGGTAGATTCGCGTCAACGCGACGCAGGCGAGCACGCGCTCGACCAGCTCCCAGCTGAATCCCGTGCTGCGGACCTCCGGCTTCTTGCTCGCGCTCTTGGTCTTCTCGGTCTTCTCGGTCATCTCGATCTCCCTCAATCGATGTTGGTGTTTCGAATCCGAGGGAGATCGTGGCGCAGCGTCGGTGAGCGAACGTTTCGGCCCTAAGAATTCTTCGGCCGGAGCGCCTCGACCTCGGGGGAAAGCCGCGCGGGCGGCACCGACAGGATGAGCTCCGCGTTCCAGTCGAGCGCCCAGGAGTGGTCGGGCACGCGAACGGGAACTTCGCGGGTCTCGAGCTCGACCATGTGGAAACCGGGCTTCAGAAGCAGCTCGGGGTGCCGGTGCCGGAGCAGGTACGCCCACGCCAGCGTCGACAGGCTGTCCATGCCGAAGAATCCGACGTAGCGCGGGCCGTCGGTCCAGATTTCGGGCTGGTTCAGCAGGAACGCGGCGGTGCGACCGACGCCGCGCACCTTCTTCTCGCCGCGGCCGTTGCACGCGGAAAGGCTCGCGTAGTCGGCGCGCGGTCCCTGCATGAAGCCGACCAGGAAGCGATCCTCGTAGCCGGGGCGGAGCGCCGCGCGCAGCCACGGCTGCAGGCAGAAGTTCTTGCGCGTGATCGTCTGGAAGTAGTGCCCCCAGACCGCGTCGAGCAGCCGCTCCAGATCGGTGTAGCCCCGCGGGACGTTCTTCTTCGGGGGATCGAGCTCCTCGACCATCTCGACCGTCGGCCGCGTGGCCGAGAGCACTACGTCTGCGCACCGCGCGCGAGTGCAGTCGAGCTCGAGCAGCACACCCGCCTGTCCGTCGGCCGGCGGGAAGTTCAGCAACACCTCGCCCAGGCCATAGCCGGCACCCGAGAACACGGCGTTGGCCTCCCGGAGCGCGGCCTCGTCGCGCGTGTTCCCAGCCAGGATCCGGCGCTCCGCGGAGCGCGCCTTCAGGAAATACAGGAACGGATGGACGAGTCCCAAGGTTCTCCCTCCTCGACGGTGCGGCGGGGGGACGGCCGCACCGACGAAAATAGTGCACCTCCGACGACGGGAGTGGGTTTCGGGCCGTAAATCAGCCCGCACCGGATTCGCGCCGACCGGCTCGACGACGGTCCGTCCCGAGCGCGGACGCGGACTTGGCGGGACCGCGGCGCCCCGCGCGGGATACGATCGCGCGATGCACTTAATGGACGACGCGGCGTCCTTCGGCGAGAAGATCCTGTCGGTGCTGGACCGCGGCAGCTTCACGTCGACGTACAAGTACGCGGTTCTGCTCGGCCTGCTCGACCTGGCGCTCGAGGCCACGGAGCGCGACGGCGCGCCACCGACCAGTGTCACGACGCCGCAGCTCGCCAGCCGCGTGATCGAGCTGTACTGGCCGCACGTCCGCGAGTTCCCCGCGACCTCGCGCGTGCTGCAGCAGAACCTTCCGCAGCGCGGAACGCGCGGCACGCCCGAGATCGTGCGGCGGATCGAGGAGTTCCGCGCGGCCCACCCCGCGCCCGGCACGCCGCACCGCGCGCGGACCGCGGCGCCCGCGGGGTGGGCCCGGCTCGCGCGAGAGGTGGAGTGGAAGCTGGTCGAGATGCCGCTGCCGCGCCTGCAGCGCGTGGGCGACGCGCCGCTTCCCTTCCTGTACGCGATCCGCTGGGACGAGACGATCCGGAAAGGCGAGTTCAAGGGCCCCGACTTCGACAACTCGATCCGCTTCCTTCCCGGCGCCGCGGAGCAGCTGGTGCGGCTCTCCGGCCTGCTGCGCCCGCTGATCCAGCGCGAGTGGGCTGCGCTGATCGCGCGCTTCAACCGCCTGCCCGAGGCCGCGCTCGAGGAGTTCCTGTTCAGCAGCGACCGCGCCGCGCTCGCCATGCTTCGCGAGCCGCTCCGAGAGCTGCAGCGCGGCGAGTGCTTCTACTGCGCGCGACCCCTTCGCGGCGCCGCGGTCGAGGTGGACCACTTCGTGCCCTGGTCCCGCCACCCCAACGACGCGATCGAGAACCTGGTCGCCGCCCACGCGAGCTGCAACGGCTCGAAGAGCGACCACCTGGCCGCAAGCACCCACGTCTCGCGCTGGGTGCGGCGCGACGCGGACGCGGCGGCCGAGCTGGCGCAGATCGCGCGCGGGCTCGCCTGGCCGTCCGAGCCGGACGCTTCGCTCGGCGTCGCGCGGGGGATCTACTTGCGGCTGCCCGAGGACACGCGGCTGTGGCGGGGGCGAGGGGAGTTCGAGGGGGCGCAGCGGGCGAGGCTGGCCGGGCTGTTCGCCTGAGTCTGGCCCAAACCTTGCGGGCGCAGCGGCCATGCGGCCGGACGTTCACGTGGAGCTGCGAAAGATCGGAAGCCTCGGGCTTCCCGTGCGCGCCGAGGCGCTCGAAATGACCTACGGCGAAGAGGAGCCGCGGGTTCGCGCGCTTCGCTCGCTCGACCTGGCCATTCCTGGCGGCCAATTCTTGGTGGTGCGCGGCCGGAGCGGCTCAGGCAAATCGACGCTCTTCCACCTGCTCGCGGGGATGAGGAGGCCCACCTCGGGCCGCGTGGTCGTCGGTGACGTAGAGGTGGATTCCTTGAGCGAAGCCGAGGCCGCGCGTTTCCGGCGGCACAAGATCGGGCTGGTGTACCAGTTCTTCAATCTGGTCCCGATGCTCGACGTGATCGAGAACATCGCGCTGCCGCTGCTGCTCGACGGCCGCCGGCTCAGCGATTCGCTGCCGCGGGTGCGCGCGCTGATGGAGCGGCTCGGGATCGCGAACCGCGCCGGCCACGAGGTGACGC from Deltaproteobacteria bacterium includes the following:
- a CDS encoding DUF2255 family protein; translated protein: MRTALASVSILVAALAACIDPSDRRPGTRLGGNVVSELPSDWTFSDAHAEIAVEVRTPYLIPHSVTVWCASLDGVLYLGARDPLSKRWPAWADRDPEVRVGIGENVYEVRLVPLDDAATLERLRAAYTAKYALPETPSSTAVPSTRYWRVEPRG
- a CDS encoding peptidyl-prolyl cis-trans isomerase, yielding MDRLRRGPSRRDSAAGHGDDAHRAGLLLADLVHAVNARRLAGEPLLHFLLLGAALFGLHRWVSAPAREPASEIVVSRGRIDNLKQTFTQTWQRAPTESELEGLVEDHIRDEALYREAVALGLDRDDTVVRRRLRQKLEFLFEDPSLAGEPTEPELERYLEENAAEYRVESRLSFSQVFLDPGKRGPELEADAARLLAELRAQPDGADPVSGGDSLMLSPRYENASASELVRLFGAEFETALRGAPVGEWFGPVTSGYGAHLVRVESREAERTPELAEVRDAVARDLEARRRQEGLDAQYQALRERYLIRVERADP
- a CDS encoding HupE/UreJ family protein, translating into MSALVALWLALGLATSAGAHEVRPAYLEIVETGEETYDVLFKVPAAGESLRFGLVLELPADVERIGAPRSSFSGRAHVERTRILRAGGLDGARIAVEGLSATLTDVLVRIERLDGHTQVLRLTPDSPSFTVEATAGSGAVARTYLWLGVEHILLGVDHLIFVLALVILIGATRPLLWTITAFTIAHSLTLAAATFGWITVSPPPVEAVIALSIVFVASEIAQSRRGRSSLSARRPWLVAFAFGLLHGFGFAGALAEIGFPAQQIPLALLCFNLGVEAGQLAFVAALLLLGRLPALLRVEAPRGWPTAAAYGIGALASYWLIERLLAF
- a CDS encoding AAA family ATPase: MTEKTEKTKSASKKPEVRSTGFSWELVERVLACVALTRIYLWGPPGVGKTFAAYHHGRLERGLYACTLVPELSAAELRGTYLPKGDTILWHDGPVIRAMREGARLVLNELSHAGEDVLAFLYPILEHDSTCRLTLPTGETVTPAPGFHVIVTDNLPSDDLPAALRDRFDAQLEIREPHPEALALLSEPMREVARRGVGLDEDRRLSVRALLAIERAKLVLGLRDACLVVLGAARGALFYDAALLAGVR
- a CDS encoding HNH endonuclease translates to MHLMDDAASFGEKILSVLDRGSFTSTYKYAVLLGLLDLALEATERDGAPPTSVTTPQLASRVIELYWPHVREFPATSRVLQQNLPQRGTRGTPEIVRRIEEFRAAHPAPGTPHRARTAAPAGWARLAREVEWKLVEMPLPRLQRVGDAPLPFLYAIRWDETIRKGEFKGPDFDNSIRFLPGAAEQLVRLSGLLRPLIQREWAALIARFNRLPEAALEEFLFSSDRAALAMLREPLRELQRGECFYCARPLRGAAVEVDHFVPWSRHPNDAIENLVAAHASCNGSKSDHLAASTHVSRWVRRDADAAAELAQIARGLAWPSEPDASLGVARGIYLRLPEDTRLWRGRGEFEGAQRARLAGLFA
- a CDS encoding ABC transporter ATP-binding protein codes for the protein MTYGEEEPRVRALRSLDLAIPGGQFLVVRGRSGSGKSTLFHLLAGMRRPTSGRVVVGDVEVDSLSEAEAARFRRHKIGLVYQFFNLVPMLDVIENIALPLLLDGRRLSDSLPRVRALMERLGIANRAGHEVTRLSGGEMQRVAIARALAGDPGLVLADEPTGNLDDRNAGEVLDLLTTLCRENGITVVMMTHDASATERADRVVTLR